The sequence CCCAAAGCCATCGCAGCTATGAAAGAATTGGGCTATGACCTCAGCACCCATGATTCCAAATCCCTCGACGAAGTGAAAGCCTTCGCGCCCTTTGACGCCGTGGTTACCATGGGTTGCGGGGATGCCTGCCCCTGGATGCCTGCCAAACAATTTATCGACTGGCAAATTCCCGATCCCAAACATATGGAACCCGCTGAGTTTAACCAGGTGCGGGATTTTATCAGGGGGAAAGTGAAATCGTTGCTCGACGCTTTGCAATAAGCAATACTACACGAAGATTTTATAGACCAGCAGGCTCATCAGGTAAGCCAGGGCAGTCATGTAAACCAATTGGATCACCGGCCATTTCCAGCTGCGGGTTTCCCGTTTTACAACAGCCAGGGTGCTCATGCACTGCATGGCCAGCACATAAAAGACCATCAGGGATAATCCGGTTGCCAGGGTATAAACCGGCGTGCCATCCCGCTTTCTCGCCAGTTGCATTTTTTCACGCAGGAGCAAGCCACTGTCATCATCACTATCACCCACACTATATAAGGTAGCCATGGTACCCACAAAAACTTCCCGGGCGGCAAAAGAGGTGATCAGCGCAATACCAATTTTCCAGTCATAGCCCAGTGGTTCGATTACCGGCTCCAGCGATTTTCCCAAGATGCCCGCATATGAATTAGCCAGTTTTGCTGCACTTTCTTCACGGTCTAATTCCTGGACCCTGTCGGGCTGGTTTTTTTTCAGCACCGCATATTCGGTTTCAACTTTTTCCATCCGGTCGCCGGGTCCATAACTGCTCAATGCCCAAAGCAGCAGGCTGATGACCATGATCACTTTTCCCGCATCGGTCACAAAAATCCTGGCTTTCTGCACCATGGTGGTGAAAATATTCTTCCAGCGCGGCGCCCGGTACATAGGCAGTTCAAGGATAAAAAAACTTTTCTCTTTATTATGAATGAACCATTTGGCCACCCAGGCCACCAGCATTGCCATTACTATGCCCAGCAGGTATAACCCCATCATCACCAGGCCCTGTAAACTGACCAGTCCCCAAACCTTTTCCTGGGGTATTACCAGGGCGATCAATATGGTAAATACAGGCAGCCGTGCACTGCAGCTCATCAGGGGCGTAACCAATATGGTCAGGAGCCGTTCTTTTTTATTTTCGATATTCCTCGCACTCATGATGGCGGGCACCGCACAGGCAAAGGCACTGATCATGGGCATCACACTTTTCCCATTCAACCCCACTTTTCGCATGAGTTTATCTGTCAGGAAGCTGATCCTTGCCATATAGCCGGTGTCTTCCAGGATGGTGATCAACCCAAAAAGGATCATGATCTGCGGTACAAAGACCAGGATACCACTGAGCCCGGCGATCAATCCGTTCACCAGCAAGTCACTCCACCAACTATTCGGGAGGATGCCTGAAACCCATGAGCCAAAACTGCCAAAACTCCACTCAATGGCATCCATCGGATATTGTGCGATCAGGAATACACTTTGGAAGAGCAGGAAAAGTACTGCCAATAAGATGAGGTAGCCCCAAACGCGGTGAATAAGGAGGTTATCGAGTTTTTCCGTCAGCAGGCTTTTATGCAGGGGGTCTGGTTCTGAAATCGTTTGCTGCATGATGCCTTTTATGCGCACATAACGCTGCATAATTTCTTCAGCCTGTGTTTTCGTTGGATTGAACTGGGTATTTTTTTCTGTTGCTTCGATCGATGCCTGCAACTTGTCGGTGAGCGAAAAATTTTCGTGGTTGATCAGGTAGTGGATGGCTTTATAGTCACTTAATCCGCTAACCAGTTCCTTAACCTGGTCAACTGCTTCGGGCGACAGTTCGCGGTTGCCTATAAAATCGCGTAATGGCGCTTTATACTGCTGCTTCGCCATAGCTTCCATTACTTTTTTCAGTGCCGGGATGCCTTTATTCTTTCTTGGATTCACAGCAACCACAGGCACACCCAGTTCACGTTCCAGTCCTTCGATGTCTATTTCAATGCCCTTGCTGCGGGCCAGGTCCATCATGGTCAATGCAACCACCACCGGTATCTTGAGGTCGATGATCTGGGAAACAAATAAGAGGTTCCGTTTCAGGTTGCTGGCATCGGCCAGCAGGATGAGCATATCCAGTTGCACGTCAGGATCCTGGCCCATCAGCACCTTGTAGGTTACCCATTCGTCGCCACGCCGCGGATACAGGCTATAGGTTCCGGGAAGGTCAATAATAGAAGCAGCTAAGCCCTCGGACAAGAAACTTTGCCCGGTTTTTTTATCCACCGTTACACCCGGGAAATTGCCAACCTTCTGGTTTAATCCTGTCAGGGCATTAAAAAGGGAACTCTTTCCGCTGTTGGGGTTACCGACTAATCCTATTTGAAACATTCCTTTGGCCATCTTAGTAGGCGCAAAAATACCAAGGATAAAACGATAAGGGTTACGAAATCGGGAACACTACTGGCTGGATGGGGAGTCAGGGTTATTTACTGTCATCTTCCATATGCAGGCTGTGCAGGATACGGTGGATCACAGGTGCCAGTAAAACGCCGATATTGGTGATGAAGACAACCCCGCAGAACAAGGCATACCCCGATGAAAAGAGTTTTGCCCCGGAACTGGTCATTTCCACCACAGGTCCCATACCGCCCAGTAACATACAGGCATTATGGATCGAGTCGATCCAATCGCTATGGTTGATATAATGAAAACCCAGGATGCCGATAGCAATGGAGATGGCCAGGATCGATATACTCACCAGCAGGTTATACCACAACCTGAACAAAAATTGTTTCGGGGTAAGCAGTGGTTGCTTTTTATGCTCGTACATGGAACTGTATTTTAGGGCGTTCGTTTTAACCTATTCCTGCACGATAAGGCGGCCGTTTTTGTATACCGGTAAAACATTGGCACTATCTGCAGTCAGGCAATAGCTGATATCTTTTTCCAGGCCATACCCACTCAGCCGCAGGTAATGTGATGCATTTTTTTCCTTCATGAAGTTAAACAGGTCGGGCTTTGCTTCCAGGTAAAGGCTTTCTGCCATTTGGGATGAATCACAATTGATGTGGAAATGTGATTTGATGCGGGAGATCACGGCACCTGCAAAAAGGGTGTCTTCGAGGTTAAACCGGTCTTTCCAGGCAGCACAACCCAAAACCACATTTCTTTTCTGGGCGACCACGAAATCGGCCACTGCGGTTAAATTGGGGAAAGACCCGGTAATAATGGCCGGCGCCCCATTGTTCAGGGCCATATGCAGCAATTTTGTGCCATTGGTGGTAGTGAGCACCAGGGTTTTGTTGGCGATGAAATTGCGGGGATACTCAAATGGCGAATTGCCATAAGTAAGTCCTTCAGCCACCTTCCCATCGCGTTCGCCGGCAGTAATGGCACCCAGCTGGTTGCCCAGTGCGATACACTCGGCCACTGAATCAACCGGAATAACTGAACTGGCGCCGTTATATAAGGCGGTGGCAATGGTGGATGTTGCCCGCAACACATCGATAATAACTACAATACTATCGCTCAGGTCATACAAATGCAATAATGCGGGCGATAAAGAAGTATGTAAACTGGGTTGGGTAGTCATGGGGTGTAAAACTACCCGATAAACTGTTTCCACTGGTCTGTTTCAGCGCATTTTTTTATGACGCTGTTCCTGGTTTCCAACAAACTGGTCAGGTAATTTTTAAGGTAAAACCGGTCTACCAACCGGCCAATAATACCGTATGGCATTTCATAATGCATATAATCTATCATCAAGGTGCCATTTTCAATGGGCTTGAAATGATGCTCATGTTTCAGGCTGCGGAAATCACCTTCCACCATCTCATCGGTAAAATGGTCTGGACTTTTCATTGCCGAGATCTTTGATTTCAGCAGCCTGGTCTTTCCCAGGTGTTTAGCCTTCCAGGTAACGAATTCCTGCAGGCTGATCAAACCCATCCTGGTTCCGCCAACGGCTTCTTCTCCGGTGTGGGCCATAGATTTTTTATGAAGATCAATGCTCCTGGACAGGTCGAAGACCCTTACCGGGGGCGCCTGGATAAAGGTGGTTAGATGAATCGTTGGCATTGGTTTAGGCAGTTCAATAGCATGGCTTAATGGTGATCGGGAAAAATGAAAGCTAAAATTGTTCCAAATTATTTTTTTACCAGCAACTGCTGCCGTCTTTGCATCACTTCCCGCCACGTGGTGATGATGATTCCCTTTTCCTTAATGTATTTACGAACAGCAGGATCCGAAATACCCAGCATATCGGCTTTGCGGGTTGGTCCGCTCGTGCTGATCTGGGCGAAAACCTCTGTGGGTTGCGTGCAATGCATGATCATCATCGTGAGGCCGGGATGGCATTGGTCCAGGGCTTTGATATAGCGCTGGCCGGCGTATTTCTGCAAGGCTGCATCAGATTTTTTGGCTTCTTCCGGTATTACCCAGTCATAGCTGTTGTTATGCAGGTCATCCAGTACCGGCAGTCCGGCATTCCAAAGCATTTTCCCGATCATCTGGATCTGCGGCAACATGCCCGCCCGGGAAGGGTCATCGGCTAATAATACTTTATCATGCCCGCCCGGCATCATTACAGGGATCTGCAGGGTGATGCCTGCCTGGACGTACTGCATTAAAAACCCGGGGTCCGCAAATAATGTCCCCATATGGCTGTCGAGATGCGTTGGAATGAA comes from Flavihumibacter fluvii and encodes:
- a CDS encoding arsenate reductase ArsC, giving the protein MDKKKLLFVCVENANRSQMSQAFAKILGGDQVEAYSAGSRPSGVVNPKAIAAMKELGYDLSTHDSKSLDEVKAFAPFDAVVTMGCGDACPWMPAKQFIDWQIPDPKHMEPAEFNQVRDFIRGKVKSLLDALQ
- the feoB gene encoding ferrous iron transport protein B; this translates as MFQIGLVGNPNSGKSSLFNALTGLNQKVGNFPGVTVDKKTGQSFLSEGLAASIIDLPGTYSLYPRRGDEWVTYKVLMGQDPDVQLDMLILLADASNLKRNLLFVSQIIDLKIPVVVALTMMDLARSKGIEIDIEGLERELGVPVVAVNPRKNKGIPALKKVMEAMAKQQYKAPLRDFIGNRELSPEAVDQVKELVSGLSDYKAIHYLINHENFSLTDKLQASIEATEKNTQFNPTKTQAEEIMQRYVRIKGIMQQTISEPDPLHKSLLTEKLDNLLIHRVWGYLILLAVLFLLFQSVFLIAQYPMDAIEWSFGSFGSWVSGILPNSWWSDLLVNGLIAGLSGILVFVPQIMILFGLITILEDTGYMARISFLTDKLMRKVGLNGKSVMPMISAFACAVPAIMSARNIENKKERLLTILVTPLMSCSARLPVFTILIALVIPQEKVWGLVSLQGLVMMGLYLLGIVMAMLVAWVAKWFIHNKEKSFFILELPMYRAPRWKNIFTTMVQKARIFVTDAGKVIMVISLLLWALSSYGPGDRMEKVETEYAVLKKNQPDRVQELDREESAAKLANSYAGILGKSLEPVIEPLGYDWKIGIALITSFAAREVFVGTMATLYSVGDSDDDSGLLLREKMQLARKRDGTPVYTLATGLSLMVFYVLAMQCMSTLAVVKRETRSWKWPVIQLVYMTALAYLMSLLVYKIFV
- a CDS encoding 2-phosphosulfolactate phosphatase is translated as MTTQPSLHTSLSPALLHLYDLSDSIVVIIDVLRATSTIATALYNGASSVIPVDSVAECIALGNQLGAITAGERDGKVAEGLTYGNSPFEYPRNFIANKTLVLTTTNGTKLLHMALNNGAPAIITGSFPNLTAVADFVVAQKRNVVLGCAAWKDRFNLEDTLFAGAVISRIKSHFHINCDSSQMAESLYLEAKPDLFNFMKEKNASHYLRLSGYGLEKDISYCLTADSANVLPVYKNGRLIVQE
- a CDS encoding SRPBCC family protein; the encoded protein is MPTIHLTTFIQAPPVRVFDLSRSIDLHKKSMAHTGEEAVGGTRMGLISLQEFVTWKAKHLGKTRLLKSKISAMKSPDHFTDEMVEGDFRSLKHEHHFKPIENGTLMIDYMHYEMPYGIIGRLVDRFYLKNYLTSLLETRNSVIKKCAETDQWKQFIG
- a CDS encoding polysaccharide deacetylase family protein produces the protein MKVLLLSLTCAISSFLAAQTDSTYAERLGYPKGAKVIILHVDDAGMSYDSDQGAIKALTEGVASSVSVMMPCPWVPHFVAWLKQHPTIDAGLHLTLTSEWTNYKWGPLSGAPTVPGLVDTTTGAMYASVEQVVKHASADEVRKEIMAQVLRARQMGFIPTHLDSHMGTLFADPGFLMQYVQAGITLQIPVMMPGGHDKVLLADDPSRAGMLPQIQMIGKMLWNAGLPVLDDLHNNSYDWVIPEEAKKSDAALQKYAGQRYIKALDQCHPGLTMMIMHCTQPTEVFAQISTSGPTRKADMLGISDPAVRKYIKEKGIIITTWREVMQRRQQLLVKK